A portion of the Manduca sexta isolate Smith_Timp_Sample1 chromosome 20, JHU_Msex_v1.0, whole genome shotgun sequence genome contains these proteins:
- the LOC115443519 gene encoding uncharacterized protein LOC115443519 — MSKAMAFVVVYSIFLLFLFCVMCYLMSTINPAPLTIVEQHKANGTRRFLDLNLKPLIVNNPATVDNVEYGLEKVRDDEYLSSRVYPLYLYSTARIEGFNGPDILETVQPPVWPVQTESRDIIHFPIIIMEENNTSMLQFETAPIKSYRRSVNSDPDDKKAIIFKVLHGNGGPRIEIKLDTNKNIERRKPNFKFAEPTPSDNDRGVEKPKLSDNKIIKMVSNDTIVIYGDGNPSETDQKDYVQDITSLNEKNKHKNTKQPIIDIKNKVQSITYRKPKKYALNVSLSDSGNVKIQNVTNGIRS; from the exons ATGTCCAAAGCCATGGCATTCGTGGTGGTATACTCCATTTTCTTGCTATTCTTGTTCTGTGTAATGTGCTACCTCATGAGTACTATTAACCCAGCGCCATTGACCATCGTTGAGCAGCATAAAGCTAATGGCACGAGGAGGTTCCTAGATTTAAAC CTGAAGCCACTCATCGTCAACAATCCAGCGACAGTTGACAACGTGGAATACGGTCTAGAAAAAGTACGGGACGACGAGTATTTGTCATCTCGGGTATATCCACTTTACTTGTACAGTACTGCGAGGATCGAGGGATTCAATGGACCCGATATACTGGAAACCGTACAACCACCAGTGTGGCCGGTCCAAACGGAATCTAGAGACATCATTCACTTCCCCATTATCATTATGGAGGAAAATAATACTTCAATGTTACAATTTGAAACTGCACCAATAAAATCCTACAGAAGATCTGTGAATAGTGACCCAGATGATAAAAAAGCCATCATCTTCAAAGTTCTGCATGGAAATGGCGGGCCACGAATCGAAATCAAACtagatactaataaaaatattgaaagaagGAAACCGAACTTCAAATTCGCCGAACCAACTCCATCCGATAACGATAGAGGTGTGGAAAAACCCAAATTAAgtgataacaaaattattaaaatggtttCAAACGACACGATTGTGATTTATGGCGATGGTAATCCATCAGAAACCGATCAGAAAGATTATGTACAAGATATAACGAGTctgaatgaaaaaaacaaacataaaaatacaaaacaaccaataattgatattaaaaataaagttcaatCGATTACATACCGAAAACCGAAGAAATATGCTCTAAATGTCAGTTTAAGTGATTCGGGCAACGTCAAAATTCAGAATGTTACAAATGGCATTAGAAGTTAA